In Bacillus sp. SM2101, a single window of DNA contains:
- a CDS encoding PLP-dependent aminotransferase family protein → MLEVTLSLDKDSETPLYMQVYQYFIKEIETGKIPPQAKLPSIRGLADHLSVGRNTIEYAYQQLITEGYVRSEPRKRLIVNQLDKDLLSQIHTIPTKKDTADVQQEKHFTYDFRYGNVDLEHIPYKLWKRHMNEVLATNDDQLIFYGDKKGDIQLRQQLVHYLYQARGISCTTDEIIIGAGMYQMLSVISQILMKTNDTVAVENPCYDGAQRVFANHGFNLEAISLEEDGLNIDQLAKGSAKTVYVTPSHQFPMGMVLPIQKRLRLIQWAIQNNGFIIEDDYDSEFRYQGNPIPALKALDRDERVIYIGTFSKSFMPAIRVNYMVLPTRLLHTYHSHFVTYSQPAAALIQKTLAHFLAKGHFERHIRKMRKVYAQKHRVLIEAIHNYMGNKVNVQGTHAGVHVIISIPHRNETELHEKAISAGVNIYSAKKYWVGESTADTAHFILGFGGMSSEKIDEGIKHLSKVWFAD, encoded by the coding sequence ATGCTTGAAGTCACATTAAGCTTAGATAAGGATAGTGAAACGCCATTATATATGCAAGTGTATCAATACTTTATAAAAGAGATAGAAACGGGTAAAATCCCACCACAAGCAAAACTTCCATCGATTCGTGGCCTTGCCGACCACTTAAGTGTCGGTAGAAATACGATAGAGTATGCGTATCAACAATTGATTACAGAAGGGTACGTAAGAAGTGAGCCACGGAAAAGACTAATTGTTAACCAACTGGACAAAGACCTTCTATCTCAAATACATACTATACCTACTAAAAAAGATACCGCAGATGTTCAACAGGAAAAGCATTTTACGTACGATTTTCGATATGGAAATGTTGACCTTGAACATATTCCTTATAAGCTGTGGAAAAGACACATGAATGAAGTGTTGGCAACTAATGATGATCAGCTCATATTTTATGGTGATAAAAAAGGTGATATACAGTTACGACAGCAGCTTGTTCATTATTTGTATCAAGCAAGAGGAATTTCTTGTACGACTGACGAGATTATTATCGGAGCTGGCATGTATCAAATGTTAAGTGTTATAAGTCAAATACTTATGAAGACAAATGATACGGTTGCCGTAGAAAACCCTTGTTATGATGGTGCACAGCGGGTTTTTGCAAATCATGGCTTTAATTTAGAAGCTATTTCACTCGAAGAGGATGGTTTAAATATAGATCAATTGGCAAAGGGAAGCGCTAAAACTGTATATGTCACACCGTCACATCAATTCCCAATGGGGATGGTTCTACCTATTCAAAAACGTCTTCGCCTCATACAATGGGCGATCCAAAATAATGGCTTTATTATTGAGGATGATTATGACAGTGAATTTCGTTATCAGGGAAATCCGATTCCTGCATTAAAAGCACTGGATCGAGATGAACGTGTCATTTATATTGGCACATTTTCTAAATCTTTTATGCCAGCCATCAGAGTGAATTATATGGTCTTACCAACAAGGTTATTACATACATATCATTCTCATTTTGTAACGTACAGCCAACCAGCTGCTGCACTTATTCAAAAAACATTAGCACATTTTTTAGCAAAGGGTCATTTTGAACGCCATATCCGGAAAATGCGTAAAGTATATGCTCAAAAGCATCGTGTATTAATTGAGGCAATCCATAACTATATGGGGAATAAAGTGAACGTACAAGGTACACATGCAGGAGTTCATGTAATTATTAGCATTCCACATCGTAATGAAACAGAGCTACATGAAAAAGCAATTTCTGCTGGAGTTAATATATATTCAGCTAAAAAATATTGGGTGGGAGAGTCAACAGCAGATACCGCTCATTTTATCCTTGGCTTTGGAGGGATGTCATCAGAAAAAATTGATGAAGGGATAAAACATTTAAGTAAAGTTTGGTTTGCAGATTAA
- a CDS encoding DUF5412 family protein, translating to MSGLILFLGLFVYRNYFFTFDSLKGESYLIPLTSPTMKYTANAYYMPYGGAAGGVKIWVDVTYHDENDKIQTVYYSEAKSGFSMSWNDENILYIKNENSEVPNSSRSIMLEIGKEIYHEYGLACKSWLMQDEYETCYQYE from the coding sequence TTGTCAGGATTAATTTTATTTCTAGGATTATTTGTTTATAGGAACTATTTCTTTACATTTGATAGCCTTAAGGGTGAGTCTTACTTAATTCCATTGACTTCTCCAACAATGAAATACACTGCAAATGCCTACTATATGCCATACGGTGGCGCAGCTGGTGGCGTGAAAATATGGGTAGATGTTACATATCATGATGAGAATGATAAAATTCAAACAGTTTATTATAGTGAAGCAAAAAGTGGTTTTTCTATGAGCTGGAATGACGAGAATATTCTATATATAAAAAATGAAAACTCAGAAGTTCCAAATTCAAGCAGAAGTATTATGTTGGAAATTGGTAAAGAGATCTATCATGAATATGGTTTAGCGTGTAAAAGTTGGTTAATGCAGGATGAATATGAGACTTGTTATCAATATGAATAG
- the abc-f gene encoding ribosomal protection-like ABC-F family protein has product MLLLDANQIEKSYGDRTILNIQQLQVFNGEKIGVVGKNGEGKSTLLKILVEQLEPDSGIVNVYCPIAYIPQLEDLEVSDIPQKLNGHWRIPKERKQFLSGGEETRKKIASALSANAKLIIADEPTSHLDVEGIEQFERELKAFAGSVIIISHDQQLLNQVCTTIWELDKGKVHCYDGNYEAYVEQKKHLKDRQQFEYEQYVKEKQRLEQAAVEKSQKSKSLKKAPSRMGNSEARLHKRSVGQKKAKLDKGVHALRSRIDQLEKKEKPKQEEDITFDISQFKKIHSKRAIAFNEVSVKMGNRLLFSDLNGAIKPGARVAIIGRNGVGKTTLLNMIATRHEDISIAKPASIGYFHQKLESLDEHKTILENVKESSHYSEQFIRTVLSRLRFKRENVHNKVSMLSGGERVKTELVKVFLGDYNVLLLDEPTNYLDLQTKEALQMVLTSYPGTILFVTHDRYFVQELATHILQIEHDKGVLKDIDLLESNDSVEQQQEETNLLAVEMELTEVLSRLSLITNEDEKQMLEARFSNLLAQKKQLVNKKSRK; this is encoded by the coding sequence ATGCTATTGTTAGATGCGAATCAAATTGAAAAGTCTTATGGAGACCGTACGATATTAAATATTCAACAATTACAAGTGTTTAATGGTGAAAAAATAGGGGTTGTCGGTAAGAATGGGGAAGGGAAATCTACGTTATTGAAAATTTTAGTGGAACAACTTGAGCCAGATAGTGGAATTGTCAACGTATATTGTCCGATTGCTTATATACCGCAGCTTGAAGATCTCGAAGTTAGCGATATTCCTCAAAAATTGAATGGCCATTGGAGAATTCCTAAAGAAAGGAAGCAATTTTTAAGTGGGGGAGAAGAAACGAGAAAGAAAATAGCATCAGCTTTGTCTGCAAATGCTAAATTAATCATTGCTGACGAACCAACAAGTCATTTAGATGTAGAAGGAATAGAACAATTTGAAAGAGAGTTAAAAGCATTTGCTGGAAGTGTCATTATTATTTCTCATGATCAACAACTTCTTAATCAAGTTTGTACCACGATCTGGGAATTGGATAAAGGAAAGGTACATTGCTATGATGGCAACTATGAAGCATATGTTGAGCAAAAGAAACATTTGAAAGATAGACAGCAGTTTGAGTACGAGCAATATGTGAAGGAGAAACAACGTCTAGAACAAGCTGCAGTAGAAAAAAGCCAAAAGTCAAAATCATTGAAAAAAGCACCAAGCCGCATGGGTAATTCTGAAGCGAGATTGCATAAAAGAAGTGTTGGTCAAAAGAAAGCGAAATTAGATAAAGGTGTACATGCACTTAGATCGAGAATTGATCAACTTGAGAAAAAGGAAAAACCAAAGCAAGAAGAAGATATCACCTTTGACATTAGTCAGTTTAAGAAAATTCATAGCAAAAGGGCAATTGCATTTAATGAAGTAAGTGTAAAAATGGGAAATCGTTTGTTATTTAGTGACTTAAACGGTGCCATTAAACCAGGGGCAAGAGTTGCTATAATTGGAAGAAACGGTGTAGGCAAAACAACATTATTAAATATGATAGCAACAAGGCATGAGGATATTTCTATTGCTAAACCTGCTTCCATAGGATATTTCCATCAAAAATTAGAAAGTCTAGATGAGCATAAAACGATCTTAGAAAATGTAAAAGAATCCAGTCATTATTCAGAGCAATTTATTAGAACTGTGTTATCGAGGCTACGATTTAAACGGGAAAATGTCCATAATAAAGTTTCCATGTTAAGTGGAGGAGAACGGGTAAAAACTGAATTAGTAAAAGTCTTTTTAGGAGATTATAATGTTCTGCTATTAGATGAACCGACCAATTACCTTGACCTTCAAACAAAAGAAGCGTTACAAATGGTGTTAACATCTTATCCAGGAACAATTTTGTTTGTAACTCATGATCGTTATTTCGTCCAAGAATTGGCGACACATATTTTACAAATTGAGCATGACAAAGGTGTTTTGAAAGATATTGACTTATTAGAGTCAAATGATTCTGTTGAACAACAACAAGAAGAAACGAATTTGTTAGCGGTTGAAATGGAGTTAACAGAAGTGTTAAGTAGATTATCACTAATCACAAATGAAGATGAAAAACAAATGCTTGAAGCTAGGTTTTCGAATTTACTAGCACAAAAGAAGCAGTTAGTGAATAAGAAATCTCGAAAATAG
- a CDS encoding GNAT family protein, whose translation MLNFNKLSKEMYAELVKLLTSETWPFHGHEMPSEDMIRESITNGYYTENGNETFLITMNDETIGMIRIFDLADPTCLFDLRLKNRYRGKGFGSICVNWLSRYVFKNFAHIVRIEAHTRHDNYAMRKTLYNCGYVKEAYHRNGWPQGGILHDGVGYTIIRSDWEKNTVTCINDSFPY comes from the coding sequence ATGCTAAACTTCAACAAACTATCTAAAGAAATGTATGCCGAATTAGTAAAATTGTTAACTTCTGAAACCTGGCCTTTTCATGGACATGAAATGCCGTCAGAAGATATGATTAGAGAATCTATAACAAATGGATATTACACCGAAAATGGCAATGAAACATTTTTGATAACTATGAATGATGAGACTATTGGCATGATAAGAATCTTTGATTTAGCTGATCCTACATGTCTATTTGATCTACGCCTTAAAAACCGATATAGAGGCAAGGGGTTTGGTTCAATATGTGTAAACTGGCTATCAAGATACGTTTTTAAAAACTTTGCTCATATTGTAAGAATAGAAGCACATACGCGACATGATAATTATGCGATGCGAAAAACGCTATATAATTGTGGGTACGTAAAAGAAGCATACCATAGAAATGGTTGGCCTCAAGGGGGGATATTACACGATGGTGTCGGATATACGATCATAAGAAGTGATTGGGAAAAGAACACTGTAACGTGTATTAATGATTCATTCCCTTATTGA
- a CDS encoding aminoglycoside phosphotransferase family protein: MELQDHFVKTVHLYFKEEGAAWLQRLPELIRDCEQKWHLKIKEPFTLSINYVAAAIMNDGREVVVKICIPGEGFLDEIEALTLFGGKGMVQLIDFDKDKGIMILEKVSPGHTLAEIEDDAKACRLAANVIKKLSIRAPKETRIASTHGREEKLRNLIKEHPEGFGPISQHTLEVALKVFTYLNRTIEQHFLLHGDFHHYNVLSFTDEIWTAIDPKGLVGEIEYDLIQFLLNKLPDQNAYDVVAKRVDILTQELKLNKERLLLWGYCHTVLATSWTVDHDGTYDDKFYQAIDIFHKLYEANYGMEIEALKYVN; encoded by the coding sequence ATGGAATTACAAGATCACTTTGTTAAAACAGTTCATTTATATTTTAAAGAAGAAGGAGCAGCTTGGTTACAAAGGCTACCTGAATTAATCCGTGATTGCGAGCAAAAGTGGCATTTGAAGATAAAAGAGCCTTTTACCCTATCGATAAATTACGTTGCCGCTGCGATTATGAATGATGGGAGGGAGGTAGTAGTGAAAATTTGCATTCCGGGAGAAGGTTTTCTTGATGAGATTGAAGCGTTAACGTTATTCGGTGGCAAAGGCATGGTTCAACTAATCGATTTCGACAAAGACAAAGGAATAATGATACTGGAAAAAGTCTCACCTGGACACACTTTAGCAGAAATTGAAGATGATGCTAAAGCTTGTCGACTAGCCGCTAACGTAATCAAAAAACTATCTATACGTGCTCCAAAGGAAACTAGGATCGCATCAACACATGGTAGAGAAGAAAAGCTTCGGAACCTGATTAAAGAACACCCAGAAGGATTTGGCCCTATTTCACAACATACACTAGAAGTAGCTTTGAAAGTTTTTACATATTTAAATCGAACGATAGAACAACACTTTCTCCTTCATGGAGATTTTCATCATTACAATGTTCTATCATTTACAGATGAAATATGGACAGCAATTGACCCTAAAGGGTTAGTCGGTGAAATCGAATATGATTTAATTCAATTTCTGCTAAATAAATTACCTGACCAAAACGCTTACGACGTAGTAGCAAAAAGAGTTGATATTCTTACGCAGGAATTGAAGCTTAATAAAGAACGCTTACTGCTGTGGGGCTACTGTCATACCGTGTTAGCTACTTCATGGACAGTTGATCATGATGGAACTTATGACGATAAATTTTATCAAGCAATTGACATATTTCACAAGCTGTATGAAGCTAATTATGGAATGGAAATTGAAGCATTAAAATATGTAAACTAA
- a CDS encoding pyridoxamine 5'-phosphate oxidase family protein — MYTMRREEKQSVNRQKVNEFCHRIKAGYLGLADGHLPYVVPLNYVWMNDCIYFHGAEEGRKQRIIEENPQACFTIAEDQGTITNPVPAHTSTGYYSVMIFGKLEIVHDIEEATYAMQVMLDKYVPGYFSDKLSKHHVSSYRSSKNSKTVVYRLRAEQVTAKENKLIDEALFYNGRTREQDLEERPSE; from the coding sequence ATGTATACAATGAGAAGAGAAGAAAAACAAAGTGTGAATCGACAAAAAGTTAATGAATTTTGCCACCGTATCAAAGCGGGTTATTTAGGTTTAGCAGATGGTCATTTACCGTATGTCGTTCCACTTAATTATGTATGGATGAATGATTGCATATATTTTCACGGAGCTGAAGAAGGGAGAAAACAACGTATCATTGAAGAAAATCCACAAGCCTGCTTCACAATTGCAGAAGATCAGGGTACAATTACAAATCCAGTACCAGCACATACAAGCACTGGCTATTACAGTGTGATGATCTTCGGTAAACTCGAAATTGTACATGACATTGAGGAAGCAACCTATGCTATGCAAGTCATGCTTGATAAATATGTGCCAGGCTATTTTAGTGATAAACTATCAAAGCACCACGTATCTTCATATCGTTCTTCTAAAAATAGTAAAACCGTAGTGTACCGCCTTCGTGCTGAACAGGTTACAGCGAAAGAAAACAAACTAATAGATGAGGCACTATTTTACAATGGTCGTACAAGAGAGCAAGATTTAGAGGAAAGACCGTCTGAATAA
- a CDS encoding TetR/AcrR family transcriptional regulator, translating into MKSRKQEIVSSAMKLFARKGYHATSMQEIAVQSGIAKSSLYNYFSSKEELLMTIFKHYYDVLFEKVSMVERNSKLTPKEILIEQISVQLQEAVNYKDFMRLQMREQIIQVNDDIRQYIFRMRSQFLSWYSLRLREVYGNKIEKHLLDCVTMLNGIQREYTFNLLVGEAELDVKRMGAFIVRRLDAIVESMMDDEEPLLTNSIFDHEMIGERTAKEHLRDQITHSIHKMREHVQKTSLEEMVKERFVSTLLALEEEMNKEELKVVLIESLLFFLKSQQDSQINSEVKKIEKLLEIYL; encoded by the coding sequence GAAATTGTGAGTTCAGCAATGAAGCTATTTGCTAGAAAAGGCTATCATGCTACATCTATGCAAGAAATAGCGGTTCAGAGTGGAATTGCTAAAAGCTCATTATACAATTATTTCAGTTCTAAAGAAGAGTTGTTAATGACTATTTTTAAGCATTACTATGACGTTCTGTTTGAAAAAGTTTCAATGGTAGAAAGAAACTCAAAGCTAACCCCAAAAGAAATACTCATTGAGCAAATTAGTGTTCAGCTCCAAGAAGCAGTTAATTATAAGGATTTTATGCGATTGCAAATGAGAGAACAAATCATTCAAGTCAATGATGACATTCGCCAATATATCTTTCGAATGCGATCGCAATTTCTAAGTTGGTACAGTCTGCGTTTACGTGAAGTATATGGTAATAAAATAGAAAAACATTTATTAGATTGTGTAACGATGCTAAATGGAATTCAAAGGGAGTATACATTTAATTTACTCGTTGGCGAAGCAGAATTGGATGTCAAGAGGATGGGTGCTTTCATCGTGCGTAGACTTGATGCCATTGTTGAGAGCATGATGGATGATGAAGAGCCCTTATTGACAAACTCAATTTTTGACCATGAAATGATAGGGGAACGGACTGCAAAAGAGCATCTGAGAGATCAAATTACTCATAGCATTCATAAGATGAGAGAGCATGTACAAAAGACGTCACTTGAAGAGATGGTGAAGGAAAGATTTGTTTCGACGCTCCTTGCACTTGAAGAGGAAATGAACAAGGAAGAGCTTAAAGTGGTGTTAATTGAAAGCCTCCTATTTTTCTTGAAAAGCCAGCAAGATTCGCAAATCAATAGTGAAGTAAAAAAAATTGAAAAACTTCTTGAAATTTATTTGTAA
- a CDS encoding matrixin family metalloprotease: MSSRISSKVRVLFLSALTMLMLFGIVIGSTNAAPTDEHPSSNCYKKISRYSGWEYDNNQQININFTYTQNGSYDYSYRIDLAGEEWNEHFSFFNFNEVSRGNNLAIESDDYGDTGWVGAAYYARSPKDIYLNEYYHKNYSWYGFVEYERTAIHEYGHTHGLSHTSCTTEIMSNNSNRDISQVDLGDGDISGIRSIY, encoded by the coding sequence ATGTCTTCTCGTATTAGCTCTAAAGTTAGAGTGTTATTTCTATCAGCCTTGACGATGTTGATGCTTTTTGGAATAGTTATAGGTTCGACAAATGCTGCTCCAACAGATGAACACCCCTCCTCAAATTGCTATAAAAAGATTTCTCGTTATAGTGGATGGGAATATGATAACAATCAACAAATTAACATTAATTTCACGTATACTCAGAATGGATCTTATGATTACAGTTATCGCATTGATCTCGCTGGTGAAGAATGGAATGAACATTTTAGTTTCTTTAATTTCAATGAAGTATCAAGAGGAAATAATCTTGCAATAGAAAGTGATGATTATGGGGATACCGGATGGGTCGGTGCTGCTTATTATGCACGTTCACCAAAGGATATATATTTAAATGAATATTACCATAAAAATTATTCTTGGTACGGATTTGTTGAGTATGAACGTACTGCCATTCACGAGTATGGTCATACTCATGGATTAAGCCATACTAGTTGTACAACTGAAATTATGAGTAATAACTCTAATAGAGATATTAGTCAAGTTGATCTTGGTGATGGAGATATTAGTGGTATTAGAAGTATTTATTAA
- a CDS encoding class I SAM-dependent methyltransferase, protein MKGYWNRRFSKGKIWGELPSNTVETATKLFLNNGAKTVLVPGAGYGRNSKALATTFKVDAIELSQQAIATAKEHDKSTSYIEGSVFDLPIPHKKYDGIYCYNLLHLFLLSERMTFIQKCIDQLAEDGMIFLTCFSNEDSSYGQGVEVEKDTFEYKPGKVAHFFSEEDLVNHFKHAEVIQTGSIDEKLEYIDQTERTYKLRYIIAKK, encoded by the coding sequence ATGAAAGGTTATTGGAATAGACGTTTTAGTAAAGGAAAGATATGGGGAGAACTGCCAAGCAATACGGTAGAGACTGCTACTAAACTTTTCTTGAACAATGGTGCAAAAACTGTTTTAGTACCAGGCGCAGGCTATGGAAGAAATTCGAAAGCACTTGCGACTACTTTTAAAGTTGATGCAATAGAACTTTCACAGCAAGCTATTGCTACTGCTAAAGAACATGATAAGTCGACGTCGTATATTGAAGGGTCAGTATTCGATTTACCTATTCCTCATAAAAAATATGATGGGATTTATTGTTATAATCTATTACACTTGTTTTTGTTATCTGAAAGAATGACATTTATTCAGAAGTGTATCGATCAGTTAGCTGAAGATGGAATGATTTTTTTAACCTGCTTTTCGAACGAAGACTCTTCTTATGGTCAAGGTGTAGAGGTAGAAAAGGACACATTTGAATATAAGCCAGGAAAAGTCGCTCATTTTTTTAGTGAGGAGGACTTAGTAAACCATTTCAAACATGCTGAAGTCATTCAGACAGGCTCAATAGACGAAAAGTTAGAGTATATAGATCAAACTGAAAGAACTTACAAATTAAGATACATCATAGCCAAAAAATAG